The following proteins are co-located in the Komagataeibacter sp. FNDCF1 genome:
- the hpnI gene encoding bacteriohopanetetrol glucosamine biosynthesis glycosyltransferase HpnI: protein MSVFNALVSPAGLAATVAAAGCMQAALGTVLVSRFRWQEKRVDRQVPTPPVSVLKPLHGDEPLLEEALESFCTQDYPHVQIVFGVQADDDAAIPIVRRLIERHPDLDMELVVDPTFHGVNRKIGNLINIMRSVKHDVLVISDSDIHVAPDYLRHVVGALVQPEVGLVTTLYAGLPASPTLPRLLAACQINHNFLPGVMLSRYLGRQDCLGATMALRRSMLDAIGGLEALVPHVADDAILGRYVRDRGKDIAIAACMTWTTVGETSMREVLAHELRWGRTVKTLEPAGYAASAIQLPLFWASVAVLLAPHVAWTWIFFAGAWGWRAVCSFILDRTLAQRSLVPLLLLPLRDWISAAIMVGSVTGTRVAWRGQTMHVTPHSVMTSRSQPASPRD from the coding sequence ATGTCTGTTTTCAACGCTCTTGTTTCACCCGCCGGACTGGCCGCGACCGTTGCGGCCGCCGGGTGCATGCAGGCAGCGCTCGGCACTGTTCTGGTCTCGCGTTTCCGCTGGCAGGAAAAGCGGGTAGACCGGCAGGTGCCCACGCCACCCGTGTCCGTGCTCAAGCCGCTGCATGGTGATGAACCCCTGCTGGAAGAAGCGCTCGAAAGCTTCTGTACGCAGGACTATCCCCATGTGCAGATCGTCTTTGGCGTGCAGGCGGATGATGACGCGGCCATTCCCATCGTGCGCCGCCTGATCGAACGGCATCCGGATCTCGACATGGAACTGGTGGTTGACCCCACCTTCCATGGCGTCAACCGCAAGATCGGCAACCTGATCAACATCATGCGCAGCGTAAAGCATGACGTACTGGTCATTTCCGATTCGGACATCCATGTTGCCCCGGACTACCTGCGCCATGTGGTGGGCGCGCTGGTACAGCCGGAAGTGGGACTGGTCACCACGCTCTATGCGGGGCTGCCCGCATCCCCCACCCTGCCGCGCCTGCTGGCCGCGTGCCAGATCAACCACAATTTCCTGCCCGGTGTCATGCTGTCGCGCTATCTGGGGCGGCAGGACTGCCTCGGGGCGACCATGGCGCTGCGCCGTTCCATGCTTGACGCCATTGGCGGGCTGGAAGCCCTGGTGCCGCATGTGGCGGATGATGCGATCCTGGGCCGCTACGTACGCGACCGTGGCAAGGATATCGCCATTGCGGCCTGCATGACATGGACCACGGTGGGCGAGACCTCGATGCGGGAAGTGCTGGCGCATGAACTGCGCTGGGGCCGGACCGTCAAGACGCTGGAGCCTGCGGGCTATGCCGCCTCCGCCATCCAGCTGCCACTGTTCTGGGCAAGTGTTGCCGTACTGCTGGCCCCGCACGTTGCCTGGACGTGGATCTTCTTTGCCGGTGCATGGGGGTGGCGGGCGGTCTGCTCCTTCATCCTGGACCGGACACTGGCGCAGCGCAGCCTCGTGCCACTGCTCCTGCTGCCATTACGCGACTGGATATCGGCCGCGATCATGGTGGGCAGCGTTACCGGTACCAGGGTTGCATGGCGCGGACAGACAATGCATGTCACGCCACATTCGGTCATGACATCGCGATCGCAACCGGCCTCGCCCCGTGACTGA
- the hpnJ gene encoding hopanoid biosynthesis associated radical SAM protein HpnJ, which yields MMKTLFLQPPSFDGFDGGAGSRYQAKREIKSFWYPTWLAQPAAMVEGSRLIDAPPARMGMEPILEDVRNRDLVIMHTSTPSFASDVRVAQMLKDANPKVKIGMVGAKVAVQPEESLLNAPPVDFVARNEFDFTIKEMAEGREWKDVDGISWRDADGKIVHNRDRAMIEDMDSLPFVTEVYKRDLKIEDYFIGYLMHPYISIYTGRGCKSRCTFCLWPQTVGGHHYRTRSPEHVAAEIRLAKQYFPQVKEFFFDDDTFTDDLPRAEAIARELGKLGVTWSCNAKANVPRKTLEVLKANGLRLLLVGYESGNQQILHNIKKGMRVETAREFTKNCHELGIKIHGTFILGLPGETKETIQETIRFATEINPHTLQVSLAAPYPGTFLHKQATENGWLDEKNAELIDDNGVQIAPLHYPHLSHTEIFQSVEEFYRKFYFRAPKIASILNEMVRSPQMMKRRLREGVEFFQFLRERRAA from the coding sequence ATGATGAAAACCCTGTTTCTCCAGCCGCCTTCGTTCGACGGATTCGACGGTGGAGCCGGCTCCCGCTACCAGGCCAAGCGGGAAATCAAGTCGTTCTGGTATCCGACCTGGCTGGCGCAGCCCGCCGCCATGGTCGAGGGCAGCCGCCTGATTGACGCGCCGCCCGCGCGCATGGGCATGGAGCCGATCCTGGAGGACGTGCGGAACCGCGATCTCGTCATCATGCACACATCCACCCCGTCCTTCGCGTCCGATGTGCGCGTGGCCCAGATGCTCAAGGACGCGAACCCGAAGGTCAAGATCGGCATGGTCGGCGCCAAGGTTGCCGTCCAGCCGGAAGAAAGCCTGCTCAACGCCCCGCCGGTCGACTTCGTGGCGCGCAACGAATTTGACTTCACCATCAAGGAAATGGCGGAAGGCCGCGAGTGGAAGGATGTCGACGGCATTTCCTGGCGCGACGCGGATGGCAAGATCGTCCATAACCGTGACCGCGCGATGATCGAGGACATGGACAGCCTGCCGTTCGTGACCGAAGTGTACAAGCGCGACCTTAAGATCGAGGATTACTTCATCGGGTACCTGATGCACCCGTACATCTCGATCTATACCGGCCGTGGCTGCAAGTCGCGCTGCACCTTCTGCCTGTGGCCACAGACGGTGGGCGGCCACCACTACCGCACCCGCAGCCCCGAACACGTGGCGGCCGAAATCCGTCTGGCGAAGCAGTATTTCCCGCAGGTGAAGGAATTCTTCTTCGACGACGATACCTTCACCGATGACCTGCCCCGCGCCGAAGCGATTGCCAGGGAACTGGGCAAGCTGGGTGTGACCTGGTCGTGCAATGCGAAGGCCAATGTGCCGCGCAAGACGCTGGAAGTGCTCAAGGCCAACGGCCTGCGCCTGCTGCTGGTCGGTTACGAGAGCGGCAACCAGCAGATCCTGCACAACATCAAGAAGGGCATGCGTGTCGAGACGGCGCGTGAGTTCACCAAGAACTGCCACGAACTCGGCATCAAGATCCATGGCACCTTCATCCTCGGCCTGCCGGGCGAGACGAAGGAGACCATTCAGGAAACCATCCGCTTCGCCACCGAGATCAACCCGCATACCCTGCAGGTTTCGCTGGCAGCCCCCTATCCCGGCACCTTCCTGCACAAGCAGGCGACCGAGAATGGCTGGCTGGATGAGAAGAACGCCGAACTGATCGACGATAACGGCGTGCAGATCGCACCGCTGCACTACCCGCATCTGTCGCACACGGAAATCTTCCAGAGCGTGGAGGAATTCTACCGGAAGTTCTACTTCCGCGCGCCCAAGATCGCCTCGATCCTGAACGAGATGGTCCGCAGCCCGCAGATGATGAAGCGCCGCCTGCGCGAAGGGGTGGAGTTCTTCCAGTTCCTGCGCGAACGCCGCGCCGCCTGA
- the hpnK gene encoding hopanoid biosynthesis-associated protein HpnK, which yields MKRVIISADDFGLSEEVNEAIEIAHRDGLLSTASLMVSGPAAADAVRRARKLPDLRVGLHLVAIEGPATLPPAEIPLLVSHNGQFPSDQLKLGVEYFFRPAARRELAAEIEAQFAAFAATGLPLDHANAHKHMHLHPTVGRYMIESGLRHGLRALRVPLEPPKPLYAAGTYTDTLGDAALRRWTGLLRHQARRAGLVTNDWCFGLAWSGHMTADRISALAAHLPDGLSEIYFHPATAKNGLLQRLMPTYEHQAELRALCAPGFRSGLAHAGAVPTTWTDVARTR from the coding sequence ATGAAGCGCGTCATCATATCCGCCGATGATTTCGGCCTGTCCGAAGAAGTGAACGAGGCGATCGAGATCGCGCATCGGGATGGATTGCTGTCAACCGCGAGCCTGATGGTATCCGGCCCTGCCGCCGCCGATGCCGTGCGCCGGGCCAGAAAACTGCCGGACCTGCGGGTGGGGCTGCATCTGGTAGCAATCGAGGGACCGGCCACCCTGCCGCCCGCCGAGATCCCGCTCCTGGTATCACACAACGGGCAGTTCCCCTCCGACCAGCTGAAACTGGGCGTGGAGTATTTCTTCCGTCCCGCCGCGCGCCGCGAACTGGCCGCCGAGATCGAGGCCCAGTTCGCGGCCTTTGCCGCGACCGGCCTGCCACTGGACCATGCCAACGCGCACAAGCACATGCACCTGCATCCCACGGTGGGGCGGTACATGATTGAAAGCGGACTGCGCCACGGGCTGCGTGCGCTGCGCGTGCCACTGGAACCGCCCAAGCCGCTTTACGCGGCTGGCACCTATACCGATACGCTGGGGGATGCGGCACTACGCCGCTGGACCGGCCTGCTGCGCCATCAGGCGCGCAGGGCGGGGCTGGTGACCAATGACTGGTGCTTCGGGCTGGCATGGAGCGGACACATGACAGCCGACCGTATCTCGGCACTTGCCGCCCATCTGCCCGATGGCCTGTCGGAAATCTATTTCCATCCGGCCACGGCAAAGAACGGGTTGCTGCAACGCCTGATGCCCACCTATGAACACCAGGCAGAACTGCGCGCGCTCTGCGCGCCCGGATTCCGTTCCGGGCTGGCGCATGCGGGGGCGGTTCCCACAACGTGGACGGATGTGGCCCGCACGCGCTGA
- the trxA gene encoding thioredoxin, with amino-acid sequence MSENTIVVSDDQFKTLVLDSKEPVLVDFWAEWCGPCKMIAPALDEIGAEFKGRMTVAKVNIDDNQRTPNDYAVQSIPTLILFRDGKPVAKQSGAVPKSQLKAWVQGNLG; translated from the coding sequence ATGAGCGAAAACACGATTGTAGTCAGTGATGACCAGTTCAAGACCCTGGTGCTGGACTCCAAGGAGCCGGTCCTGGTCGATTTCTGGGCGGAATGGTGCGGCCCGTGCAAGATGATCGCCCCGGCGCTGGATGAGATCGGTGCGGAATTCAAGGGCAGGATGACCGTCGCCAAGGTCAATATCGACGACAACCAGCGTACTCCCAATGACTACGCCGTGCAGAGCATTCCCACGCTGATCCTGTTCCGCGATGGCAAGCCCGTCGCCAAGCAGTCGGGCGCCGTGCCCAAGAGCCAGCTCAAGGCATGGGTGCAGGGCAACCTCGGCTGA
- the addA gene encoding double-strand break repair helicase AddA, translated as MNRPVMKGEGMADAIGLANRSQAQASDPQASVFVSASAGSGKTKLLIDRLLRLMLPRDVPDRDGVMTRVPGSDPARIQCLTFTKAAAAEMSIRLQGRLGQWVMLPDDALDAELGRLSVPVGAGTRQVARELFARVLDLPGGMRIGTIHAFCQSLLRRFPIEAAISPHFTLIEETDARLAQRAAVEDVVGQGGAAVSMLAAQIGVGDFTALIGRLQAQSRRILPVARHWKGDRATVEAALMRVLDIDGRSAAEVLHRACATIPDEDAVREGLRFVAQKGSPTVRVQAEAMLAWLGQDTAGRAADWPAWRSSLLTQKGEPRQRGGLNAKVAADCPELVDQLLAEAARVIGIDRQLRALAVFELTGALLSVAQPVLERYATRKSAQGMVDYDDLIDRTLQLLDDPGAAWVLYKLDGGIDHLLLDEVQDTSPDQWAIAGGLTAEFFAGEGTHDDEGCPRTIFAVGDYKQSIYSFQGADPEAFRAWRQRFRTRAGAAQALWREPALTVSFRSTAPVLKLVDSVFANPAAARGVVEPEGGIPAHVTARPGQGGRVEIWPPVPVEASETDVSPWMAPSHNAGQSTAQQRLADTLAGWIATQLRQPPPPGEAPLVPGDVLILVPRRSAFARALIRALKTQDVPVATLVRTVLTDQLAVRDLMALCAALLLPQDDLTLACVLTSPIGGLDDEALMPLATGRNGQPLWAVLRARHAERPDWAAAWHVLNTLFRQVDYATPYQLLAEALGPLGGRARLLARLGPEAVEPVDELLSAALRFEEAHAISLQGFLHWLTASEETVRHEPDASANMVRVMTAHGAKGLQARLVILPDTIAAPRSDTNILWETDRKTGLDIPIWVPRRELGTDVTAALQDKIRLNAAEEYNRLLYVALTRASDRLVICGWEPGRGMPDGCWYDLCRQGFESAGAAPEPFDLGWEGESLVLEEMPATPAPRPARAAVTDDHGPDAPPPALPEWMGHAPLWRPVMPVAEGPLARPLAPSRPDDVALGPQPAVRSPLVSAGTVRDRADMAATRARALQRGQLVHALLQYLPDCPVPERAELASAWLSRPAAGLAPELRGELVTQVLAVMNRPELAALFAPGSRAEQPLAGIVGQQVIVGQVDRMAVDTDTVTVCDFKTNRHPPASIDRIPVLYLRQMAAYRALLRGVYPGRKVVCALVWTEGVRVDILPATLLDRYAPDMKGQAQA; from the coding sequence ATGAACCGTCCCGTCATGAAGGGGGAAGGCATGGCGGATGCCATCGGCCTTGCCAATCGTAGCCAGGCGCAGGCGTCCGACCCGCAGGCTTCCGTGTTCGTCTCGGCCTCGGCTGGCAGTGGCAAGACCAAGCTGCTGATCGACCGGCTGCTGCGCCTCATGCTGCCGCGTGACGTGCCTGACCGCGACGGGGTGATGACCCGCGTGCCCGGCAGCGACCCCGCGCGCATCCAGTGCCTGACCTTTACCAAGGCGGCGGCGGCGGAAATGTCCATCCGCCTGCAAGGCCGGCTGGGCCAGTGGGTCATGCTGCCCGATGATGCGCTGGATGCGGAACTGGGCCGCCTGTCCGTGCCTGTGGGGGCAGGGACCCGGCAGGTGGCGCGCGAACTGTTTGCCCGCGTGCTGGACCTGCCCGGCGGCATGCGTATCGGCACCATCCATGCCTTCTGCCAGTCGCTGCTGCGGCGCTTTCCCATCGAGGCCGCGATCAGCCCGCATTTCACCCTGATCGAGGAAACCGACGCCCGACTGGCCCAGCGTGCGGCGGTGGAGGACGTGGTGGGGCAGGGTGGGGCAGCCGTATCCATGCTGGCGGCCCAGATCGGGGTCGGGGATTTTACCGCCCTGATCGGTCGCCTGCAGGCCCAGTCGCGCCGTATCCTGCCCGTGGCCCGTCACTGGAAGGGTGACCGCGCCACGGTGGAGGCGGCGCTGATGCGCGTGCTGGACATAGACGGCCGCAGCGCGGCGGAGGTGCTGCACCGCGCCTGCGCCACCATCCCCGATGAGGACGCCGTGCGTGAGGGGCTACGGTTCGTGGCGCAGAAAGGATCGCCCACGGTGCGGGTGCAGGCCGAAGCCATGCTGGCATGGCTGGGGCAGGACACGGCCGGCCGTGCGGCGGACTGGCCCGCATGGCGGAGCAGCCTGCTGACGCAGAAGGGTGAACCCCGCCAGCGCGGTGGCCTGAACGCCAAAGTCGCGGCTGATTGCCCCGAACTTGTTGACCAGCTTCTGGCGGAAGCCGCGCGCGTCATCGGCATCGACCGGCAGCTGCGCGCGCTGGCGGTGTTTGAGCTGACCGGCGCGCTGCTTTCCGTCGCCCAGCCGGTGCTGGAGCGTTATGCCACGCGCAAGAGCGCACAGGGCATGGTCGATTATGATGACCTGATCGACCGCACGCTCCAGCTTCTGGATGATCCGGGGGCGGCCTGGGTGCTGTACAAGCTTGATGGCGGGATTGATCACCTGCTGCTGGACGAGGTGCAGGATACATCCCCCGACCAGTGGGCGATTGCCGGTGGCCTGACCGCGGAATTCTTCGCGGGTGAAGGCACGCATGATGATGAGGGCTGCCCGCGCACCATCTTTGCGGTAGGGGATTACAAGCAGTCGATCTATTCGTTCCAGGGGGCCGACCCGGAAGCCTTCCGCGCGTGGCGTCAGCGCTTTCGCACGCGTGCGGGGGCGGCGCAGGCGCTGTGGCGCGAACCGGCGCTGACCGTCTCCTTCCGTTCCACGGCACCCGTGCTGAAGCTGGTGGACAGCGTGTTCGCCAATCCCGCCGCCGCCCGCGGCGTGGTGGAACCTGAAGGCGGCATTCCCGCCCATGTCACCGCCCGGCCGGGGCAGGGCGGCCGTGTGGAGATCTGGCCCCCCGTGCCCGTGGAAGCCAGCGAGACGGATGTCAGCCCCTGGATGGCCCCCAGCCACAATGCGGGCCAGTCCACCGCCCAGCAGCGCCTGGCGGACACGCTGGCGGGCTGGATCGCCACGCAGTTGCGCCAGCCCCCGCCACCGGGCGAGGCGCCACTGGTGCCCGGCGATGTGCTGATCCTCGTGCCCCGCCGTTCCGCCTTTGCCCGTGCGCTGATCCGCGCGCTGAAAACGCAGGACGTGCCGGTGGCAACCCTGGTGCGCACCGTGCTGACCGACCAGCTTGCGGTGCGTGACCTCATGGCGTTGTGCGCGGCCCTGCTGCTGCCGCAGGATGACCTGACGCTGGCCTGTGTCCTGACCTCACCCATTGGCGGGCTGGATGATGAGGCGCTCATGCCGCTGGCCACCGGGCGTAACGGCCAGCCGCTATGGGCGGTGCTGCGCGCACGCCATGCCGAGCGACCGGACTGGGCGGCCGCATGGCATGTACTCAATACCCTGTTCCGGCAGGTGGATTACGCCACGCCTTACCAGCTTCTGGCCGAAGCCCTTGGCCCGCTGGGCGGGCGCGCCCGCCTGCTGGCACGCCTGGGGCCGGAGGCGGTGGAACCGGTTGACGAACTGCTCTCCGCCGCCCTGCGCTTTGAGGAAGCGCATGCCATTTCGCTGCAGGGGTTTCTGCACTGGCTCACCGCATCGGAAGAAACCGTGCGCCATGAGCCTGATGCCTCGGCCAACATGGTGCGCGTCATGACGGCACATGGGGCCAAGGGGCTGCAGGCGCGGCTTGTCATCCTGCCCGACACCATTGCCGCCCCCCGTTCCGACACCAATATCCTGTGGGAAACCGACAGGAAGACCGGGCTGGACATACCGATATGGGTGCCCCGGCGGGAACTGGGCACGGACGTGACGGCGGCCCTGCAGGACAAAATCCGCCTGAATGCGGCGGAGGAATACAACCGCCTGCTTTACGTTGCCCTGACCCGCGCCAGTGACCGGCTGGTGATCTGCGGGTGGGAGCCCGGCCGTGGCATGCCCGATGGCTGCTGGTATGATCTGTGCCGGCAGGGGTTTGAAAGTGCGGGGGCCGCGCCCGAGCCATTTGATCTGGGCTGGGAAGGGGAAAGCCTGGTGCTGGAGGAAATGCCCGCCACCCCGGCGCCCCGGCCCGCGCGCGCAGCGGTAACGGATGATCATGGCCCGGATGCGCCGCCGCCGGCGCTGCCGGAATGGATGGGCCATGCCCCGTTGTGGCGACCCGTCATGCCCGTGGCGGAAGGCCCGCTGGCCCGTCCGCTCGCGCCCAGCCGGCCCGATGACGTGGCCCTCGGCCCGCAGCCCGCCGTGCGCTCGCCCCTGGTCTCGGCCGGTACCGTGCGTGACCGGGCGGATATGGCCGCCACCCGCGCCCGTGCGCTGCAACGCGGGCAGCTGGTGCATGCGCTGCTGCAGTACCTGCCCGACTGTCCCGTGCCCGAGCGCGCTGAACTGGCCAGCGCATGGCTGTCACGTCCCGCGGCTGGGCTTGCGCCTGAACTGCGGGGCGAACTGGTGACGCAGGTACTGGCGGTCATGAACCGGCCGGAGCTTGCCGCCCTGTTCGCGCCGGGCAGCCGGGCGGAGCAGCCGCTGGCGGGCATCGTGGGCCAGCAGGTGATTGTGGGGCAGGTGGACCGCATGGCGGTGGATACCGATACGGTCACGGTGTGTGATTTCAAGACGAACCGCCACCCCCCCGCCAGCATTGACAGGATACCGGTGCTGTACCTGCGGCAGATGGCCGCCTATCGCGCGCTGCTGCGTGGCGTCTACCCGGGCAGGAAGGTCGTATGCGCGCTGGTCTGGACGGAGGGCGTGCGTGTGGACATCCTGCCTGCTACGCTGCTGGACAGATATGCACCGGACATGAAGGGGCAGGCACAGGCTTGA
- the addB gene encoding double-strand break repair protein AddB encodes MSTTGEMDASGAGCLQGRVAVVLPHVPFVDQIAARWLEQAGHDPQDCGTGLILLPSRRAARALTEAFVRQVDGRPILLPRIAPIAGLDEASLALSGRNALDLPPAVDPVRRLATLSLLVMQAGKAFGDVQGVDQAWPLARALADLMDEAEWAECDLRERLPHAAEGDFAQHWHQTLRFLSIVTSVWPAWLEEQGVMNPVARQTALLHAQAARWEQAPPPSGTPIWAAGFSDAVPSTIAMLRAVLSVPDGLLVLPGVDMTCGEDVWQRLPPDHPQAGTARMLAELGIGRNCMEQWDSLPPGSVASSPVARAGLLARALLPAHALEQWRAPDAPVAADGLSVLRSTDQQEEAAAIAMVLRQVLEQPGRRAALVTPDRALAGRVATELVRWGVIADDSAGESLLTIPQTAFVRLIVQAVDGGLSPVALLSVIKHPLAACGLSPGNCRASARQLERLVLRGPAPPPGIAGLRSALARAADDPHGALADAPDAPEEINAFLDRLEAAFGPLLALPRSAMVPVSTLLSALVEVAQNLAATDTAGGAERLWAGEEGNALGQHMSAMLAWCDVLPDARLGALDGLLASSLAGMTVQGRRAVRGRSGAVHPRVFIWGLLEARLQTADLIVLGGLAETVWPPATDPGPWMSRPMRTRVGLPSPEWAIGQAAHDFVSCACAAPRVVLSVAARRQGAPTVPARWLVRLDAYLAGHGHGLPAHPALRWLDALDRPEGVAMPAAPPRPCPALGLRPRSLSVTEIETWMRDPYAIYARRILKLKRLADLEELADAADYGQIVHTALDRWFRAHPADWPDDGAAQMQAVFADVLREAGLRPALAAWWAPRLERIATWCARTEQDRRATGGPRTVLTEQGGTMRLDGLPGGPFTLRGRADRIDVHGDGALGLFDYKTGTLPLRRSVIEGWQSQLVLEAAMIECGGFPPPIAGRVAELVYWRLTGGHVPAQVLDVARGAELGALIAQCRDGLRTLVTAYDNPDQPYLSHPWPGEEPRFADYAHLARVAEWSAAREETAG; translated from the coding sequence ATGAGTACCACCGGGGAGATGGATGCCTCCGGGGCCGGGTGCCTGCAGGGCCGCGTCGCGGTCGTGCTGCCGCATGTGCCCTTTGTGGACCAGATTGCCGCCCGCTGGCTTGAACAGGCGGGCCACGACCCCCAGGACTGTGGCACCGGCCTGATCCTGCTGCCCAGCCGCCGCGCCGCCCGTGCATTGACCGAGGCCTTTGTACGTCAGGTCGATGGCCGCCCCATCCTGCTGCCCCGTATCGCGCCCATTGCGGGGCTGGATGAGGCATCGCTGGCGCTGTCGGGCCGGAACGCGCTGGACCTGCCGCCTGCCGTGGACCCGGTGCGGCGGCTGGCCACGCTCAGCCTGCTGGTCATGCAGGCGGGCAAGGCGTTTGGCGACGTGCAGGGCGTGGACCAGGCCTGGCCACTGGCACGCGCGCTGGCGGACCTGATGGATGAGGCGGAATGGGCGGAATGTGACCTGCGCGAACGCCTGCCCCACGCGGCGGAAGGGGACTTCGCCCAGCACTGGCACCAGACGCTGCGCTTCCTGTCCATTGTCACCAGCGTATGGCCCGCATGGCTGGAAGAACAGGGGGTGATGAACCCCGTCGCCCGCCAGACCGCCCTGCTGCACGCGCAGGCCGCACGCTGGGAACAGGCCCCGCCGCCATCCGGTACCCCCATATGGGCCGCCGGCTTTTCCGATGCCGTACCCTCTACCATCGCAATGCTGCGTGCCGTGCTGTCCGTGCCCGACGGGCTGCTGGTCCTGCCCGGCGTGGACATGACATGTGGCGAGGACGTATGGCAGCGCCTGCCGCCTGACCACCCGCAGGCCGGTACGGCCCGCATGCTGGCCGAACTGGGCATCGGGCGGAACTGCATGGAACAGTGGGACAGCCTGCCACCGGGCAGCGTGGCCAGCAGTCCCGTCGCGCGCGCCGGACTGCTGGCGCGCGCGCTGCTGCCCGCCCACGCGCTTGAACAGTGGCGCGCGCCGGATGCCCCCGTGGCGGCCGATGGTCTGTCCGTGCTGCGCAGCACCGACCAGCAGGAGGAAGCCGCCGCCATCGCCATGGTGCTGCGCCAGGTGCTTGAACAGCCCGGCAGGCGCGCGGCCCTTGTCACGCCCGACCGGGCTCTGGCCGGGCGGGTGGCGACGGAACTGGTGCGCTGGGGTGTCATTGCCGATGACAGCGCGGGCGAAAGCCTGCTCACCATACCGCAGACCGCCTTCGTGCGCCTGATCGTGCAGGCGGTGGATGGCGGGCTTTCGCCGGTGGCGCTGCTGTCCGTCATCAAGCACCCGCTGGCGGCGTGCGGGCTTTCACCGGGCAACTGCCGTGCCAGTGCGCGACAGCTGGAGCGGCTGGTCCTGCGTGGCCCGGCACCGCCGCCGGGCATTGCCGGGCTGCGAAGCGCGCTGGCGCGGGCGGCGGATGACCCGCATGGCGCGCTGGCTGACGCGCCTGATGCGCCAGAGGAAATCAATGCCTTCCTTGACCGGCTGGAAGCGGCTTTCGGCCCCCTGCTGGCCCTGCCGCGCAGCGCCATGGTGCCGGTTTCCACCCTGCTTTCGGCGCTGGTCGAGGTTGCGCAGAATCTGGCCGCCACGGATACGGCCGGGGGTGCCGAACGCCTGTGGGCGGGGGAGGAAGGCAACGCGCTGGGCCAGCACATGAGTGCGATGCTGGCATGGTGCGACGTGCTGCCCGATGCCCGGCTGGGCGCGCTGGACGGGCTGCTTGCGTCCTCGCTGGCAGGGATGACCGTGCAGGGGCGGCGTGCCGTGCGCGGGCGGTCGGGGGCCGTCCACCCGCGTGTGTTCATATGGGGCCTGCTGGAAGCACGGCTGCAGACAGCGGACCTGATCGTGCTTGGTGGCCTGGCGGAAACCGTATGGCCGCCCGCCACCGATCCGGGTCCGTGGATGAGCCGCCCCATGCGCACCCGCGTGGGCCTGCCCTCACCGGAATGGGCCATCGGGCAGGCGGCGCATGATTTTGTATCCTGTGCGTGTGCGGCCCCACGGGTGGTACTGTCGGTCGCGGCGCGGCGGCAGGGCGCCCCCACGGTGCCCGCGCGCTGGCTGGTGCGGCTGGATGCCTATCTGGCCGGGCATGGACATGGCCTGCCCGCCCATCCCGCGCTGCGCTGGCTGGATGCGCTGGACCGGCCGGAAGGGGTGGCCATGCCAGCCGCCCCGCCCCGGCCCTGCCCTGCGCTCGGCCTGCGCCCGCGCAGCCTGTCGGTAACCGAGATCGAGACATGGATGCGCGATCCCTACGCCATCTATGCCCGCCGGATCCTGAAGCTGAAGCGGCTGGCGGATCTGGAGGAACTGGCCGATGCCGCCGATTACGGCCAGATCGTGCATACGGCCCTTGACCGGTGGTTTCGTGCCCATCCCGCCGACTGGCCCGATGATGGCGCCGCGCAGATGCAGGCGGTCTTTGCCGACGTGCTGCGTGAGGCCGGGCTGCGACCGGCACTTGCCGCATGGTGGGCACCCCGGCTGGAGCGCATCGCCACATGGTGCGCCCGGACCGAGCAGGACCGCCGCGCAACCGGTGGCCCCCGCACGGTGCTGACGGAGCAGGGCGGCACGATGCGGCTGGACGGTCTGCCCGGCGGCCCGTTTACCCTGCGCGGGCGGGCCGACCGGATCGACGTGCATGGCGATGGCGCGCTGGGCCTGTTCGATTACAAGACCGGCACCCTGCCGCTCCGGCGCAGCGTGATCGAGGGATGGCAGTCGCAGCTGGTGCTGGAGGCGGCGATGATCGAATGCGGCGGCTTTCCACCCCCCATTGCGGGCAGGGTGGCGGAACTGGTCTACTGGCGGCTGACCGGCGGCCATGTGCCCGCGCAGGTGCTCGATGTCGCGCGCGGCGCGGAACTGGGCGCGCTGATCGCACAGTGCCGCGATGGGCTGCGCACGCTGGTTACGGCCTACGATAATCCCGACCAGCCTTACCTGTCCCATCCCTGGCCCGGGGAGGAACCGCGCTTTGCCGATTACGCCCACCTGGCCCGGGTGGCGGAATGGAGTGCCGCGCGTGAGGAGACGGCAGGATGA